The sequence CGGGCCTGCTGGGTGTGGCCGGGCCTGCTGGGGCGAATGAATTCGCGGCAACGACCACACGATGTCCACCTTCGTGGACTGCATGCCTTGGCGTGCTGTCGGTGATCAGTGGCGCCCCGGCTCGGGGGTGTCTCGTGGTTCTCCCCCAATGAAAAGCCGGGCCCGGACGCGAAGGTCCGGGCCCGGCTTGGAGCGGCGCGTGAGGCGCCGGTCCGGATTACGGGGTGGTCGTGGTGCCCGCGGCGCCGGCGGCCGTGTCGGTGCCGGTCGTCGTGGTGCCCGCAGCGCCCCCGGCGGTGTCGGTGCCCGTGGCGGGCGCCGGCGTGGTCGCCATGGTGGTGTCGGTCGGCAGCGGCGTGGTCACCGGGGCCGCCTCGACGGTCGTGCCGGCAGCCGCGGTGTCGGTGGCCGCGGCGTCGCCGCCCTCACCGCCCTCGCCGCCGCACGCGGCAAGCGCCATCACGCCGAAGATCGCGATCAGCTTCTTCATGTCCGTATTCCTTGTCCGTCGTGAACAAAAAGGGGCCGCGCAACGATGCGCGGCCCCGGTACTCGTGCTGCTCAGTGCGCGGCCGTGTCCGTCGTGGCGGTCGCGGTGCCGGTCTGGGCCTGGCCCTGGGTGGTGTCCACCGTCGTGGTGGTGGTCGTGGTCACGGTGTCAGCCGCCGGGACGACCGTCGGGGTGGAGACCGTGTCGGTGCCCGGAACGACCGTGGTGGTGCTGTTGACGTCGGTGGCCTCGCCCTCGCCAGCCGCGTCGTCGCCGCCGCCGCAAGCCGCAAGCGCCATCAGGCCGAAAATCGCGATGAGCTTCTTCATGGTCGTGTGTCCTTGTCCGGTGTGGTTCATCAGCCGCCCCGCGTAGATGCTGGGCGGTGTCCTGCTCACTGCTGGGCGTCGCCCGTCACGCTGTCGCCCGTGGTGCCGCGGACCGCCGCCGCGCTGTCCACCACGGTTCCCTGCACCGCCGCCGAGTCCGCGGGCGCCGGCGTTACGGCCGGGGCCTCGCTGGTGGCGGGGATCGAGGTGGTGTCTTCTACCACCGCGCCCGCTTCGTTGCCCCCGCCGCAGGCGGCGAGCGCCACCAGCGCCAGGGAAGCGATCACCTTGTTCATGGTCACTGCGCCGCCGCCGAGTCGGTGCCGGCCGCGTGGCCGGAGTCCGCGTGCGCCGTGCTGTCCATCGGCGCGGGCGTGGTCGTGGCCGAGGTGCTGTCCATCGGCAGCGGGGCCGCCTGGGTGGCCGCAGCCGCCGAATCCACTCCCTGGATGGTGGCGCCCGTGGCCGTCGAATCGGCCCCGGCCGCGGCGTCCTCGCCGGCGTCGCCGCCGCAGGCCGCCAGCACCGCCACCATCACCATCGGGAAAATGCGCTTGATCATCCGCCGCTCCTCACTTCCAGAATCCATCCGCGCGGCCTTCACGCGGTCGGGCCAGGAAATGGCAACGGATATGCCGAACGCCGGGTACCGGGCCAAGGTGGCGCAAATCCGCGCCACGCCTTAGTTTTCGGGCACTCGGCACCCCGCGGCCCACCGTTCGCGGACCGCACCGAACCGGTCCGCCGCCGTTCAGTGAACACCGCGCGGTGTTCAGTGAACACACGGGACGGGTGCCGCACCGAACGAACGGGACCACATGCGAGGGCTTCCGCTCCGTGCCAAGATCTTCTTTCTCTTCGCCGCCACGTCGCTGCTGATCGTGGTGCCGGCCCTGCTGCTGATCGCGCGGGCCGTGGAGCGGGGCGTGTACGAACGTGCGCGCGACGACCTGGACGGCGCCATGCTCTCGGTGCAGCAGGCGTGGGACACCCACGACCTGCTGCTGGCCGAGGCGGCGCGCGCCCGCGCGTTCGACGTGGACCTGGCGCGCGCCTGGCAGGCGGGCAACGTGCGCAAGGTGCAGCGAATCATCCAGCAGGGGCTGGAAAAAGACGTCGCCTTCATCGTCGACAGCACGGGCCGCTTCATCCTGGGGCCCGAGGTGGATGCGGGGGTCGTGGCCGGCGCGGGGCAGGGGCGTACGACGATCGCCTTTCCCGCCAAGGGCGACCCAGTGCGCTTCGCCCTGGAAGAGGTGCGGGCCGACACCGTTCTCCTGGGACGCGTGGGCGTGGGCACCCGCGTGAGCGCGGCCAGCCTGAAAAAGCTGAACCGCACCACCGAGGTGGTGCTGCTGGTGGGCGACTCGCTGATCGGCACCACCCTTTCCGACACGGCCGAGGCGGCGCTGAGCCGCACCGAGCTGCTGGCGCTCAAGGGGAGCGCGGCCCCGGTACCGCGCCAGATCTACGCGGGGCAGGCGTACATGGCGCGCCCGCTGAACCTGGCGTCGCGCGGGCTGCCGGCCACCGCCATCCTGCTGCGCCCCATCACCCAGGAATTGCAAGTGGCGTCGGCCATCAAGAGCTCGCTGTGGGGGATCGGGTTCGCGGCGCTGGTGCTGGCGCTGGTGCTGGCGGCGGTAATCGCCCGCATCGTCGCGCGCCCCACGCAGGCGCTGGCCGAGGCGTCGGCGCGAATGGCGCGGGGCGACTTCGCGGCGCCGCTGCCGCGGGCGGGCACGGACGAAATCGGCCAGCTGGCGCGCGCGTTCGGCGAGATGCGCCGGGCCATCGCCGACCGCGAGGGGCGGCTGCGGAGCGCGCAGGCGGAGATGATCCACCGCGAAAAGCTGGCGGCCATGGGGCGCCTGGTCGCGCAGCTTTCGCACGAGATCAACAACCCCATCTACAACATCCAGAACTGCCTGGAGGCGCTGGAGCGGCGCGGTGACCCGAACGATCCCAACCGCGAGTTCCTGACGCTGGCGCAGGAGGAGCTTTCGCGGATGGCGTCGCTCACCCGGCGGCTGCTGGACCAGAGCCGCCCCCAATCCGACGCCAGCTCGCTGCTGAACCTGAACGCGTTGGTGACCCGCGTGCTCACCCTGGCGGGGCCGGAGATCAAGGCACGGGGGGTGGAGCTGCGGGCGGAGCTGGCGCCGGACCTGCCGAACGTGGTGGCGCACCCCGAGGCCATCCAGCAGGTGCTGGCGAACCTGGTGGCCAACGCCAGCGACGCCATGCCGGGGGGCGGCCGGCTGCGGGTGTCCACGCGGGCGGTGGACGAGGCCGTGGAGGTGGTGGTGGAGGACACGGGTCAGGGGATCGCGGAGCGGGACCTTCCGCACATCTTCGAGGCGTTCTATACCACCAAGCCGGCGGTGACGGGAATCGGGCTGGGGTTGTTCGTGTCGGAGGGGATCATCCGCGGCCACCGCGGGCGCATCGACGTGGAAAGCACGCCGGGGCAGGGCAGCCGCTTCATCGTGCGCCTGCCGCGCGAAACGCTCGACGAGTCGCTGTCGGACGCCCACCAGGACGCGGCGGCGGAGGCACGCGAGACGGCGGGAGTGTAGGCCGCGCACCGGAGCCCTGTCATCCAGAGGCCCAGGCGCACGGCACCGTCCCGCAGCAGAGACGTCGCGGGCCGAAGGATCTTGCCGCGGAAGAGTACAGGCCTGGGCGCGGCAGCGGTCACGGCAACCGAGGCCTCGGCTGCCGTGTGGCCCTCACCCCGCCGCGCTGACACGCGTGCGACCCTCTCCCACAAACAGCGTGGGAGAGGGGGTACACTTCAGGTCTGGCGTGCGTCGGGGGGGGCCAAGTGGCGGCGACCTCGGCCCCGCTGGGGCGACTGAAGTCGCGGCAACAACGGCCCAAACTCCGCCTTCGCGGACTGCATGCGCAGTCGAGTGCGCGGGGCAAGCCGAAGCGCGATTCAGGTCTCCCCCTCCCCTGCGCTGCGGGGGACGGGGGCCGGGGGGAGGGGGCTCCCAGAGGTGCGCACGGCAGTCAGACGAACCTCGATGCGGTTCTCCCCTCTCCCGGCGCAGTTTGCCGGGGGAGGGGCCGGGGGAGGGGCCCGCCGCGGCATGCGACGCAGCCAGCCCTATCCGGCGTGAAGTTCCCCTCACTCCCGCGCAGTTTGCGGGGGAGAGGCCGGGAGAGGGGGGTCCAGACGCCCGCTACTTATCTACTTTTCGACGTTCGCGACTGTGGCAACATCCGAGACTCCGCGCATCCTCATCATCGACGACGACCGCGCGTTTCGCGTGGGGACGGGCGCACTGCTGTCCGACGAAGGCTATGCCGTGGAGGCCGTCGCCAGCGGCGACGAGGGCGTCGACCTGCTGCGCCACGAGCAGTTCGACATGGTGCTGCTGGACCTGCGGATGGAGGGCCGCACGGGGCTCTCGGTGCTCGAGGAGCTGCGCGGCTCCGGCAACGACGTTCCCGTGGTGATGCTCACCGGCTTCGCCACGGTGGATTCGGCCGTGGCGGCGCTGAAGCTGGGCGCCGACGACTACCTGACCAA comes from Longimicrobium sp. and encodes:
- a CDS encoding sensor histidine kinase; its protein translation is MRGLPLRAKIFFLFAATSLLIVVPALLLIARAVERGVYERARDDLDGAMLSVQQAWDTHDLLLAEAARARAFDVDLARAWQAGNVRKVQRIIQQGLEKDVAFIVDSTGRFILGPEVDAGVVAGAGQGRTTIAFPAKGDPVRFALEEVRADTVLLGRVGVGTRVSAASLKKLNRTTEVVLLVGDSLIGTTLSDTAEAALSRTELLALKGSAAPVPRQIYAGQAYMARPLNLASRGLPATAILLRPITQELQVASAIKSSLWGIGFAALVLALVLAAVIARIVARPTQALAEASARMARGDFAAPLPRAGTDEIGQLARAFGEMRRAIADREGRLRSAQAEMIHREKLAAMGRLVAQLSHEINNPIYNIQNCLEALERRGDPNDPNREFLTLAQEELSRMASLTRRLLDQSRPQSDASSLLNLNALVTRVLTLAGPEIKARGVELRAELAPDLPNVVAHPEAIQQVLANLVANASDAMPGGGRLRVSTRAVDEAVEVVVEDTGQGIAERDLPHIFEAFYTTKPAVTGIGLGLFVSEGIIRGHRGRIDVESTPGQGSRFIVRLPRETLDESLSDAHQDAAAEARETAGV